ACGCTGACGTTTCTCGGCCACTCGGCCGTCGCGGCGGCCGTACCCGGAGAGCCGACAGGACTGCTGGCCGCGACGCTGTACCCGATTGGATTCCTGTTCATCGTGATGGGACGATACCAGCTGTTCACCGAGAATACGCTCCCGCCGGTCACGCTAGTCCTCACGAGGCTGGCGAGTATTCCGCTCCTGTTACGGCTGTGGACGATCGTCCTGACGGGTAACGTCCTCGGCGCCGCGACGGGGGCGCTGGTACTGGCGAACACCGGGGTGTTCACGCCGGAATCGGCCCAGCTGGCCGCTGACCTGGGAATGGAGGGACTACACACCCCGTGGTGGGACCTGTTCTTCAAGGCGATCTTCGCCGGCTGGCTCGTCGCGGGCATGGTCTGGCTCGATCACGCCACCCGCGATTCGACCGCTCGACTCCTGTTGATCTACGTCGTGATCTACCTCATTCCGGCGACTGGACTCTACCACGTCGTCGTCACCGCGTGCGACGGGTTGTACCTCGTATTCTACGGTGGGGTCGCCCTGTCGACCGTGTTCGTCGACTTCTTCCTGCCCGTCCTGCTCGGGAACACCGTCGGCGGCGTGGTGCTCGTGGCGTTGCTGAACTACGCTCAGACGAAAGAACGGCGCTTCCCGATGCGAGAAACTCGCGGTCCCGACCTCAGCAACGCCGAGTGGCTCTTCGGACGGATCGCAGGCCGCTCTCGCGTTCCACCTCGATCCGAGACCGCCGATTCGGGTCGCCAGTGATGACCGGATCGATGCACAAGAAGCCGGTCGAATCTTCCGAACGAGGTTGCTCGTGTCCTCTCAGGCGGACTCGAGACGGTCAGCCCCGGTTTTCGTCGGCGGCGTCGGTCGAGAGGTTTTCCGCGAGCCACTGGTGGTAGCCAGCCGCGTTCGTCACGGCGAACACCATCACGATCCAGGAAACGAGGAGCACGACCGCGAGCGCCGGCGGCGGAGACATACGTCACACTCGGCAGCACCGTCTCATCAACATCTCGAATTCGGATGCCGTCGGGGATACGCTAGCGAGTGACGCTGTCTCCGCAGTGGTCGTCCCCGCTCGAGTGTTGTGACGACTCGAGGGGCAGGGGCAGGGGACCTCGTCTACTCCTGCTCGTCGTCCGAGTAGAATTCCGGGTGTGGCTCGAGTTCGGCGACCTTCGGCGGTGCGGCGTGGCGGACGACGTGGACGTCGTACGGTTCGTCGGCGGCGACGTTGACGGCGACGCTCGCCAGCGGCGTCACGACCCGCCCGACGTTGTCACTACCGAGAAACAGGACGGACGGGTCGTGTTCTTCCGCGAGTCGTTCGATGCGATCGGCGATCCCCTCGGCGGGCGGAAACTCCCGGATCTGTTCGGCGTCGAACGTCGCCTCCGGAGCGAGCGCGTGCACCTGCGCCTGCAGCGTGTCGACGACTGCGTCGGGGTCGAACGACTCGTCGTCGTCGATCCAGCCTTTCTCTCGAGCGTACCGCTTTCGTTCGGGGACGACGCTTACGGCGACGACGTCCTCGTCGAGGGCAGTGCCGTACTCGACGGCCCTGACGAGGGCGGCTTCGGCCAGGTCGGACCCGTCGAATGGAACAACGAACGTCATATCCCGATACTCTTGGCGTGACGGAATAGTAACTTCGGGTCTGTGTCGACCTGATGTCACGTCCATCCGGGACACACCACGAACCGGGTAGCGCCGTCGTTCGAGCAGCCCCCGGCAGCCGAGAGCGTGCACCGTCTGTGTCTTCGATCTCGAGTTAGCTCTACGAGCGTCGGGTGGGGTCTCGAGTTCGTCTTTGATCGCGAGGCCATGGGGGTCGTCCTGGCCGGCGATGACGTACAGCAGGTCACGTTGGAAACGGGCGAGGGCATCTACTTTGGCGCAGAAAAACTGCCATCACTGATGGCTTACTCGCCCCACAAGCTGGTAATTCGTTCTTCGATGGTATCGAGAACGAGCTGCAGTACATCCCGATGATCGCTTGGCCACGAACTGTCCTCGCCGGGTGTCGGGGCTGTAGGTGGTGGATGAAAGTGGTTTCGCGTATTGTGTGGGTTCGGATGCCGGTCCCACCGGCACTCCCAGGCGTGGTCCGGATGCACCTCTCGGTAATGAATTTTGAAGTCGTCGTTCGTGTACCAGCGAACGGTGAGACTCGCCTCCTCTACGGTTTCGGGATAGTACGATGGTGCGAGTGTCACACGGAGCTCGAGATGTCCACTCGCATCCGTGATCGCCGCCCGAGCGACCTGCGCTGTGGCTTGGAGGCGTGTCTGGAGAAACTCGAGAACTGGGCGGTCGATAGGCGCGGGGCTACGTCCATCTCCTGCAGGCGGCGTCATCGATGGGATTACCCGGACGCTTGGTCGGTCTCAGCTCCAGCGCGTTGCTGACGGGCGCGTTCGTAGCGCTTGCGCTCGTCTCGAGCGGTCGCCCAGTCGGCGAGGTCGCTATACACATCGTCGATCGTCCGTTCGTCGCTCGTCTCTGCAGCATCGACGGCGTCGACGGCTGCCGGCGTTGTGGCATCGTACGTGTCTTCGTAATCGGTAATCCGTGTCGTGAGGTTGCGGACGTGCTCTTGGAGTTCGTCGACGGTGTGCTCGGCAGCAAGCTGGTTGATGCGTCGCCACTGGAAGTATGCATCATTGCGTTCGTAGGTCGTCGGATGGCCGTCGTGACGCGTGACGATCCCGAGGTCACTGAACCAGCCCAGATATTTTCGGGCTGTCTTTGGGTCGCAATCGGCCTGCTCTGCGATAGCGCTCGCCGTTGCAGGCTCGCGGGTCTGAAGGATTGTCCCGTAGATGCGCTGTTCGACGTCATCGTCACGAAACGCATCCTCAAAGGATGGAGGACCATCTGGAGACTCTGTATTGGACATACTCGGTTTTGCGTGGCCACCGATATAATTCTTACTTCGAGGAATAGTTTCCCGACCCGTCCGACACGCACGTTCGGCGGCCGCGACCGTCTCACTCCGAACTCGAGGGTAGCTCACCGAGATACTGATCGTCCCACTCCCGACGGGCCTCGAGTTCACGTCGACTACGCGCCGATCACTCGAGCGTGTACCGATCGAACCGTCGGATGGCGTAGCGATACGACAGCGGCGGTGCGAGCAGTCCGAGTGGCAGCACGATCGACGCGACGACGGTGATCGCACGTGCGGAGATCGTCAGTTCGAACCACGGGGCGAGCGAGAGAAGTGTCGTGAGGACGCCGGCGAGCACTGCTGGAGCGGCGTCGACGGACAGGACGGCCGCAGCCGCGGCCGGCAGCGCGATCGCGAGCGTGTAGACGAGAAACGCCGTCTTGCTCGGCATCACCGCCTCGCGGTTGTTCGTCACCTTGACGCTTCCAAAGCGGGGAAACAGCGATCCGACGCCCGCTGCGAGCGCCGGGCCGACGACGGCACCGACGACAGTCGCGACGAGCAACAGGGCGGTCTGCTCGAGCGAAAGCGGACTCACCGCACCCGCGACGAGGCTGACGACGATCCCAACCGGGACGGCGACGAGGACGCCGGCGAGGATCCGTCCCACGATCGCCTGCCGGCCCGAGATCGTCGACGTCAACACGGCGGGAAGGCCCGGCCCGAGGTCGCCGAGCGGG
Above is a genomic segment from Natribaculum luteum containing:
- a CDS encoding DUF7342 family protein, with translation MSNTESPDGPPSFEDAFRDDDVEQRIYGTILQTREPATASAIAEQADCDPKTARKYLGWFSDLGIVTRHDGHPTTYERNDAYFQWRRINQLAAEHTVDELQEHVRNLTTRITDYEDTYDATTPAAVDAVDAAETSDERTIDDVYSDLADWATARDERKRYERARQQRAGAETDQASG
- a CDS encoding universal stress protein yields the protein MTFVVPFDGSDLAEAALVRAVEYGTALDEDVVAVSVVPERKRYAREKGWIDDDESFDPDAVVDTLQAQVHALAPEATFDAEQIREFPPAEGIADRIERLAEEHDPSVLFLGSDNVGRVVTPLASVAVNVAADEPYDVHVVRHAAPPKVAELEPHPEFYSDDEQE
- a CDS encoding formate/nitrite transporter family protein; its protein translation is MGDSEEPEESEIERSLEEGDVEAEVRDAIDRAQSGAPAAGEAVRDRFSTDEIFQRVVATAEEEIDASTRELFFSGLAAGFAITLTFLGHSAVAAAVPGEPTGLLAATLYPIGFLFIVMGRYQLFTENTLPPVTLVLTRLASIPLLLRLWTIVLTGNVLGAATGALVLANTGVFTPESAQLAADLGMEGLHTPWWDLFFKAIFAGWLVAGMVWLDHATRDSTARLLLIYVVIYLIPATGLYHVVVTACDGLYLVFYGGVALSTVFVDFFLPVLLGNTVGGVVLVALLNYAQTKERRFPMRETRGPDLSNAEWLFGRIAGRSRVPPRSETADSGRQ